In the Arachis ipaensis cultivar K30076 chromosome B10, Araip1.1, whole genome shotgun sequence genome, one interval contains:
- the LOC107621072 gene encoding ABSCISIC ACID-INSENSITIVE 5-like protein 2, with protein PSASSPTLEALLSKSAAVTDDDITAVAPLHNHHPVPHQFPQVSAVEGSSSSAAEPFANGIHAAVASGVSAPSLSSGGGSGEGEGAVAVAKEKRRAVEEPVDKASLQKQRRMIKNRESAARSRNANKLKRKRLKEKKEVLDENEWWDKIGKMKMLGKRKPCL; from the exons CCCTCCGCTTCTTCCCCTACCCTTGAGGCTTTGCTCTCAAAAAGCGCTGCCGTCACTGATGACGACATCACCGCTGTTGCtcctcttcataatcatcatcctGTTCCTCATCAGTTTCCGCAGGTGTCCGCCGTTGAAGGCTCATCCTCCTCCGCGGCTGAGCCTTTTGCCAATGGGATTCATGCTGCGGTGGCAAGTGGAGTCTCAGCACCCTCGTTATCATCAGGAGGCGGTAGTGGTGAAGGAGAAGGGGCAGTTGCGGTGGCAAAGGAGAAGAGAAGGGCGGTGGAGGAACCAGTGGACAAGGCCAGCCTTCAGAAGCAGAGACGCATGATCAAGAATCGTGAGTCTGCTGCTAGGTCTAGGAACGCAAACAA GCTGAAAAGAAAGAGGTTGAAGGAG AAGAAGGAGGTGCTTGATGAGAATGAGTGGTGGGACAAGATAGGGAAGATGAAGATGCTTGGGAAAAGAAAGCCATGCTTATAA